One window of Biomphalaria glabrata chromosome 6, xgBioGlab47.1, whole genome shotgun sequence genomic DNA carries:
- the LOC129926854 gene encoding uncharacterized protein LOC129926854 — translation MVAIQNAVEYIEERLNEKTAQPSPIVLFTDSLSSLQAIESPADTLPEPLAKTLACVGRLQEKHKIRTTFQYVPGHVDVEGSVKADLLAKLGTKLDPVDEPQTFEQARTIVDEWARNKWSKSWENGNTGREVWQNLKGPSKSDEWWQLNREEQVTIARYRTGHCPIGAYFAKFKPNFDSRCRHCQDDVETVNHILYECAKLHPKQGHLSETKAGLHEELALYGDREALRRTAAFLIRVIRE, via the coding sequence ATGGTTGCAATTCAAAATGCAGTAGAGTACATTGAAGAACGACTTAACGAGAAAACAGCACAACCCAGTCCTATTGTACTGTTTACAGACTCTCTGTCGAGCCTACAAGCCATTGAAAGCCCTGCAGATACGCTCCCGGAACCACTGGCAAAAACACTGGCGTGCGTGGGACGCCtccaagaaaaacacaaaattcgGACGACATTCCAATACGTACCTGGACACGTGGATGTGGAGGGTAGTGTGAAAGCTGACTTATTAGCCAAGCTCGGCACAAAACTGGACCCTGTGGACGAGCCACAGACTTTTGAGCAGGCGCGTACGATAGTGGACGAATGGGCAAGAAATAAATGGAGCAAAAGCTGGGAAAACGGTAATACGGGAAGGGAAGTCTGGCAAAACTTAAAAGGACCCTCAAAATCGGACGAATGGTGGCAGCTAAATAGGGAAGAACAGGTAACAATCGCTAGGTACCGAACGGGACACTGTCCAATCGGTGCCTATTTTGCTAAATTTAAGCCAAACTTCGACTCACGCTGCAGGCATTGTCAGGACGACGTCGAAACAGTTAACCACATCCTTTACGAGTGCGCAAAACTACACCCTAAACAAGGCCATTTGAGTGAAACAAAAGCTGGTTTGCATGAGGAGCTGGCTCTGTACGGagacagagaagctttgagaagGACTGCCGCTTTCCTTATCCGTGTTATCAGAGAATAG
- the LOC106068038 gene encoding uncharacterized protein LOC106068038 produces MTGSLPHLLCTRITAWITAFVALERCLCIVIPLHVRTIITPFRTAVYIVSTFIVVAIAQTGLFYSSSLQWVFNIARNRTLMSRVVREGSEEIDSITYLVNLVNPFGSFIIVVLCTAITAIQLRRKSEWRMKITMAHSKRTENEADIMSKEKKVIKLVVIISVIFIFSFLPANVSHIVYCSISSQLQLVLLYIPYISISFSFIKVLEAFNASISIALYYVMSSKFRNNFHDVLGIKSTFLNGQETLLHN; encoded by the coding sequence ATGACCGGAAGTCTTCCCCATCTTCTCTGCACGCGAATCACTGCCTGGATCACGGCCTTCGTGGCTCTGGAGCGCTGTCTCTGCATCGTTATTCCTCTTCACGTCAGAACGATCATCACACCGTTTCGTACAGCGGTCTACATAGTCTCTACCTTCATAGTCGTAGCCATCGCCCAGACGGGGTTATTCTACTCCAGCAGCCTACAGTGGGTGTTTAACATAGCCAGAAACAGAACGCTAATGAGTCGGGTTGTAAGAGAAGGCAGCGAAGAGATCGATAGTATTACCTACTTGGTAAATCTCGTCAATCCTTTCGGATCTTTCATCATTGTGGTACTCTGTACTGCCATCACCGCCATCCAGCTCAGGCGGAAGTCTGAATGGAGGATGAAAATAACAATGGCGCACTCCAAGCGAACCGAAAACGAGGCTGATATTATGTCCAAGGAGAAAAAGGTCATCAAACTTGTGGTCATCATCTCGGTCATCTTCATCTTCAGCTTCCTGCCGGCCAACGTCAGCCACATCGTCTACTGTAGCATCTCATCACAGCTGCAGCTAGTTCTTCTATACATACCTTACATAAgcatctctttttctttcattaaagTCCTGGAAGCTTTCAACGCGAGCATCAGCATCGCCCTGTATTACGTCATGAGCTCAAAGTTTAGGAACAACTTCCACGATGTGTTAGGCATCAAGTCAACATTTCTTAATGGCCAAGAAACCCTTTTACACAATTAA